A single window of Ferrimonas balearica DSM 9799 DNA harbors:
- a CDS encoding HAD family hydrolase gives MSRAYDLIIFDWDGTLMDSVGRIVHCWQQAARLESLPVASEEEVRGIIGLSMAEAINNLVPGLDGDRQQRFRERYRVLYSDPDLPPTPVFEGVDTLLESLRGSGHKLAVATGKARHGLERAFAHSGLKHHFVDSRTACETASKPDPQMVMELCQAHQVAPQRALMVGDAWFDLEMGRRAGSDSIGVSYGAGSEAHLMTACPRAVIHHPLELLDWV, from the coding sequence ATGAGCCGAGCCTACGACCTCATCATCTTCGACTGGGACGGTACACTGATGGATTCGGTGGGCCGCATTGTCCACTGCTGGCAGCAGGCCGCACGGCTTGAGTCGCTGCCGGTCGCCAGTGAAGAAGAGGTTCGCGGCATCATTGGCCTGTCCATGGCGGAAGCGATCAACAACCTGGTTCCCGGGCTGGATGGTGACCGCCAACAGCGCTTTCGCGAACGCTATCGGGTGCTGTACAGCGACCCAGACCTGCCACCTACACCTGTGTTTGAAGGTGTGGACACCCTACTGGAATCACTGCGTGGCAGCGGCCACAAACTGGCGGTGGCCACCGGTAAGGCGCGTCATGGCCTGGAAAGAGCGTTTGCCCACAGTGGCCTGAAGCACCACTTTGTCGATTCCCGCACCGCTTGTGAAACCGCTTCCAAGCCTGACCCGCAGATGGTGATGGAGTTGTGCCAGGCCCACCAGGTGGCGCCGCAGCGTGCGCTGATGGTGGGCGATGCCTGGTTTGATCTGGAGATGGGCAGGCGAGCGGGCAGTGACAGCATTGGCGTCAGCTATGGTGCCGGCAGTGAAGCACACCTGATGACCGCCTGTCCCCGCGCGGTGATCCACCATCCCCTCGAGCTGTTGGACTGGGTCTGA